One window from the genome of Halostella litorea encodes:
- the lrpA1 gene encoding HTH-type transcriptional regulator LrpA1, with translation MSTQSTEDRILSVLEEDAQASYAEIADRAEVSKPTVRKYIDKLESEGVIVGYSADVDPKKLSSQSIAMVGIDVESERYVEATQQLQDLPAVEALFTSSGDHMLMAEVRAADGDELGTIISDDILAIDGVTAAHPSFLQERLK, from the coding sequence ATGAGTACGCAGTCCACGGAAGACCGTATTCTCTCCGTTCTGGAGGAGGACGCTCAGGCCTCGTATGCGGAGATCGCGGACCGGGCGGAGGTCTCCAAACCGACCGTCCGGAAGTACATCGACAAACTGGAGTCGGAGGGCGTCATCGTCGGCTACTCCGCCGACGTCGACCCGAAGAAGCTCTCCAGCCAGAGCATCGCGATGGTCGGCATCGACGTCGAGAGCGAGCGCTACGTCGAGGCGACCCAGCAACTGCAGGACCTGCCGGCGGTCGAGGCGCTGTTTACCTCCAGCGGCGACCACATGCTGATGGCCGAGGTCCGGGCCGCCGACGGCGACGAACTGGGGACGATCATCAGCGACGACATCCTCGCCATCGACGGCGTGACGGCCGCCCACCCGTCGTTCCTCCAGGAACGGCTCAAGTAG
- a CDS encoding DUF7525 family protein, whose product MATDAVASDKGIGFAMLFSLLAVAGTVGMYLGAPGRAAAWGFGAAVLFASLAVAYIHVYW is encoded by the coding sequence ATGGCAACTGACGCCGTCGCGTCGGACAAGGGGATCGGGTTCGCGATGCTGTTCTCGCTGCTGGCCGTGGCGGGCACGGTCGGGATGTACCTCGGCGCGCCCGGGCGGGCCGCCGCGTGGGGCTTCGGGGCGGCCGTGCTGTTCGCCTCGCTGGCCGTCGCGTACATCCACGTGTACTGGTAA
- a CDS encoding DUF7123 family protein yields MTDYTEEERRILAYLSESVSRGEQYFRAKNIADAIELSAKQVGVRLPRLAEKSDEVDIEKWGRARSTTWKVTRS; encoded by the coding sequence ATGACTGACTACACAGAGGAGGAACGACGCATCCTCGCGTACCTCAGCGAGAGCGTCTCCCGGGGCGAGCAGTACTTCCGGGCCAAAAACATCGCCGACGCCATCGAGCTCTCGGCGAAACAGGTCGGCGTCCGTCTCCCCCGGCTCGCCGAGAAGAGCGACGAGGTCGACATCGAGAAGTGGGGCCGCGCACGCTCGACGACGTGGAAGGTCACGCGGAGCTAA
- a CDS encoding thiamine pyrophosphate-dependent enzyme, with product MSAFNAIGDDREIDRDEYTPGLEPQPTWCPGCGDFGVLKALKQALPEVGRTPDETLVCTGIGCSGKLNSYLDTYGFHTIHGRSLPVARAAKLANPGVEVIAAGGDGDGYGIGGNHFMHTARENHDMTYIVFNNEIFGLTKGQTSPTSPKGHKSKTQPSGSAKSPIRPLSLSLTSGASYVARTAAVNPNQAKEIIAEAIEHDGFAHIDFLTQCPTWNKDAKQYVPYVDIQDSDDYDHDVTDRREAAEMMHETEDLLYEGTVLTGRYYVDEDRPSYQEEKQAIGEMPEEPLAERYFDDSYEWERSADLLERHK from the coding sequence ATGAGCGCATTCAACGCGATCGGTGACGACCGCGAGATCGACCGAGACGAGTACACGCCCGGCCTCGAACCGCAGCCGACGTGGTGCCCGGGATGCGGCGACTTCGGCGTCCTGAAGGCGCTGAAGCAGGCGCTCCCGGAGGTCGGCCGCACGCCCGACGAGACGCTCGTCTGTACGGGCATCGGCTGCTCGGGCAAGCTGAACAGCTACCTGGACACGTACGGCTTCCACACGATCCACGGTCGCTCGCTGCCCGTGGCTCGCGCGGCCAAGCTCGCCAACCCCGGCGTCGAGGTCATCGCCGCCGGCGGCGACGGCGACGGCTACGGCATCGGCGGGAACCACTTCATGCACACCGCCCGGGAGAACCACGACATGACCTACATCGTGTTCAACAACGAGATCTTCGGGCTGACGAAGGGCCAGACCTCGCCCACCAGCCCGAAGGGTCACAAGTCCAAGACCCAGCCCTCGGGCAGCGCCAAGTCGCCGATCCGACCGCTGTCGCTCAGCCTGACCTCCGGCGCGTCCTACGTCGCCCGGACGGCCGCCGTCAACCCGAACCAGGCAAAGGAGATCATCGCGGAGGCCATCGAACACGACGGCTTCGCGCACATCGACTTCCTCACGCAGTGTCCGACCTGGAACAAGGACGCAAAGCAGTACGTCCCGTACGTCGACATCCAGGACAGCGACGACTACGACCACGACGTGACGGACCGTCGCGAGGCGGCCGAGATGATGCACGAGACCGAGGACCTCCTCTACGAGGGTACGGTGCTCACCGGCCGGTACTACGTCGACGAGGACCGCCCGTCCTACCAGGAGGAAAAGCAGGCCATCGGCGAGATGCCCGAGGAACCCCTCGCCGAGCGGTACTTCGACGACAGCTACGAGTGGGAGCGCAGCGCGGACCTGCTCGAGCGCCACAAGTGA
- a CDS encoding nitrilase-related carbon-nitrogen hydrolase: MKVALAQIRIEAGDVEGNVQRAERAVASAAAAGADLVALPEVFNVGYFAFDLYHRRAEPLGGETLTRMADAAAEHGVGVLAGSIVEDLGETERAPTPADEGLANTAVLFDRSGERRLVYRKHHLFGYESAENELLVPGERVPTAEFDGHTVAVTTCYDLRFPELYRAFAEDVTLALVPSAWPYPRVEHWQTLSRARAVENQFYVATINGSGRFDDAELLGRSTVYDPWGTPLSSSDDDAALVTAEVDAETVAAVREEFPALRDRRR, encoded by the coding sequence GTGAAGGTCGCGCTGGCCCAGATCCGGATCGAGGCCGGCGACGTCGAGGGGAACGTCCAGCGGGCCGAGCGCGCCGTCGCGTCGGCCGCGGCGGCGGGCGCGGACCTGGTCGCGCTCCCCGAGGTGTTCAACGTCGGCTACTTCGCGTTCGACCTGTACCACCGGCGCGCCGAACCGCTCGGCGGCGAGACGCTGACCCGGATGGCCGACGCCGCCGCCGAACACGGGGTCGGCGTCCTCGCCGGGAGCATCGTTGAGGACCTGGGCGAGACCGAGCGCGCGCCGACGCCGGCCGACGAGGGGCTGGCAAACACCGCCGTCCTGTTCGACCGGTCGGGCGAGCGCCGGCTCGTCTACCGCAAGCACCACCTGTTCGGCTACGAGTCCGCGGAGAACGAGCTACTCGTCCCCGGCGAGCGCGTCCCGACCGCCGAGTTCGACGGCCACACCGTCGCCGTCACGACCTGCTACGACCTCCGGTTCCCCGAACTGTACCGGGCGTTCGCCGAGGACGTGACGCTCGCGCTCGTCCCGTCGGCCTGGCCCTACCCGCGGGTCGAACACTGGCAGACGCTCTCGCGGGCCCGCGCCGTCGAGAACCAGTTCTACGTCGCCACGATAAACGGCAGCGGGCGCTTCGACGACGCGGAACTGCTCGGCCGCTCGACCGTCTACGACCCGTGGGGGACGCCGCTGTCGAGCAGCGACGACGACGCCGCGCTGGTCACCGCTGAGGTCGACGCCGAGACGGTCGCGGCGGTCCGCGAGGAGTTCCCCGCGCTGCGGGACCGCCGGCGGTAG
- a CDS encoding LEA type 2 family protein: MDGQRVKAALVGSKLRIVATALGALVVAVGAAVALGVVGVPTVESVDNEFGEVNDTTTVVVTDLTVHNPNPVGTGFLDASATYTVRMNDVRMAEGEKRNLNVRPGENEIRLETYMDNRRIPDWWVSHIRNGERTEVAIDARIRSGIVGRSVPVEQTQSINTSMIARFNSTETREIDGDSPVLSDPMLYVNETRGSWGNVTEAETPVNTAFVAYNPKRVPYTVTQIRYEITMNGVTVGEGTSDREYVIEPGTSEEIATRTAIQNDRLDDWWVTHLRNDERTELRIEFAATVEAEDPTSLTGETVSLDVPLNAITHEETIETDILGSENESAA, encoded by the coding sequence ATGGACGGGCAACGCGTCAAGGCGGCACTGGTCGGCAGCAAGCTACGGATCGTCGCGACGGCGCTCGGCGCGCTGGTCGTCGCCGTCGGGGCGGCCGTCGCGCTCGGCGTCGTCGGCGTCCCGACCGTCGAGAGCGTCGACAACGAGTTCGGCGAGGTCAACGACACGACGACGGTCGTCGTCACCGACCTCACGGTGCACAACCCGAACCCCGTCGGAACCGGCTTCCTCGACGCCTCGGCGACGTACACGGTCCGGATGAACGACGTGCGGATGGCGGAAGGGGAGAAACGGAACCTGAACGTGCGGCCCGGCGAGAACGAGATCCGGCTGGAGACGTACATGGACAACCGGCGGATCCCCGACTGGTGGGTGAGCCACATCCGCAACGGCGAGCGGACCGAGGTGGCGATAGACGCCCGGATCCGGTCGGGAATCGTCGGGCGGAGCGTCCCGGTCGAGCAAACGCAGTCGATCAACACGAGCATGATAGCCCGGTTCAACTCGACGGAGACCCGGGAGATCGATGGCGACAGCCCGGTGCTGTCCGACCCGATGCTGTACGTCAACGAGACGCGCGGCTCGTGGGGCAACGTCACGGAGGCCGAGACGCCCGTAAACACCGCGTTCGTCGCGTACAACCCGAAGCGCGTCCCCTACACCGTCACGCAGATCCGCTACGAGATCACGATGAACGGCGTCACCGTCGGCGAGGGGACCAGCGACCGCGAGTACGTCATCGAGCCGGGGACGTCCGAGGAGATAGCGACCCGCACCGCGATCCAAAACGACCGGCTCGACGACTGGTGGGTCACCCACCTGCGGAACGACGAGCGGACCGAACTTCGTATCGAGTTCGCGGCGACGGTCGAGGCCGAGGACCCCACCTCGCTGACGGGCGAGACGGTGTCGCTCGACGTGCCGCTGAACGCCATCACCCACGAGGAGACCATCGAGACGGACATCCTCGGGAGCGAAAACGAAAGCGCGGCCTGA
- a CDS encoding DUF7528 family protein: MQVDGDEHELTRSDAVALREAISDAVTETREFFRTAGTYREDGSYEVSRRGADSSGNAKVFDSFDAVCRLYDRLPGTFSADDVEHTGITGSRKHMLVRHFAEHPAFDCEIESRSPLTATKVGDDAEPPDERAEATGPSATAD; the protein is encoded by the coding sequence GTGCAGGTCGACGGCGACGAACACGAGCTAACCCGTAGCGACGCGGTTGCGCTGCGCGAGGCCATCAGCGACGCCGTGACCGAGACCCGGGAGTTCTTCCGGACGGCCGGCACGTACCGCGAGGACGGCTCCTACGAGGTGAGCCGCCGCGGCGCGGACTCGTCGGGCAACGCCAAGGTGTTCGACAGCTTCGACGCCGTGTGCCGCCTGTACGACCGCCTGCCCGGAACGTTCTCCGCGGACGACGTGGAGCACACGGGCATCACGGGGTCGCGAAAACACATGCTGGTCCGGCACTTCGCCGAACACCCCGCGTTCGACTGCGAGATCGAATCGCGGAGCCCGCTGACCGCGACCAAGGTCGGCGACGACGCGGAGCCGCCGGACGAGCGCGCCGAAGCCACAGGGCCGAGCGCGACGGCCGACTGA
- a CDS encoding 2-oxoacid:acceptor oxidoreductase subunit alpha, giving the protein MTDNELIWRIAGGSGDGIDSTSQNFAKALMRSGLNVFTHRHYPSRIRGGHTYVEIRAAEDEVKSRGDGYNCLLALGDSFARNPQENAYYGNEETKPLTENLDELREGGIIVYDAGLLDAEEEIPDFQERVEENDWHVFDIDLRGMAKEHGREVMRNTAGVGVTAALLDMDLEHIEDLMEDAMGGDILEQNLQILQDAYDHVKDEYEFEHDLRVPTGDHEEEQVLLSGSNAIAYGALDEGCRFISGYPMTPWTDVFTIMSQNLPKFGGISEQVEDEIAAAALAVGASHAGVKSMSGSSGGGFALMSEPLGLAEMTETPIVLVEAMRAGPSTGMPTKPEQGDLEHVLYSSQGDSNRVVFAPGTVAEAYDQTRMAFKMAYDYQIPAIVIFDQKLSGENTNLDASFFDREPNPDPGSVLTEEEIAEAAHDASGKFHRFQHETDNGVSPRSLPGQKGGRYLATGNEHNPPGHISEDPENRVFQMDRRMQKLESIREELNEEHDSQQTYHGPDDADYGIITWGSQQGAVEEAVDRLNDSGYSVKSVGVSDMMPYPEAEMTEFLESVDEALVVEMNATAQFRGLTQKELGLYGDKMTSLLKYNGNPFEPAEIVQGFQSQIDEGGQDLATGTRIEPAAGD; this is encoded by the coding sequence ATGACTGACAACGAACTCATCTGGCGAATCGCTGGCGGTTCCGGAGACGGGATCGACTCGACGAGCCAGAACTTCGCGAAGGCCCTGATGCGCTCGGGGCTGAACGTATTCACGCATCGCCACTACCCCTCGCGCATCCGCGGCGGCCACACGTACGTCGAGATCCGGGCCGCGGAAGACGAGGTGAAATCCCGCGGCGACGGCTACAACTGTCTGCTCGCGCTCGGCGACTCCTTCGCACGGAACCCGCAGGAGAACGCCTACTACGGCAACGAGGAGACGAAGCCGCTGACGGAGAACCTGGACGAACTCCGCGAGGGTGGTATCATCGTGTACGACGCCGGCCTCCTCGACGCCGAGGAGGAGATCCCCGACTTCCAGGAGCGCGTCGAGGAGAACGACTGGCACGTGTTCGACATCGACCTGCGCGGCATGGCCAAGGAACACGGCCGCGAGGTCATGCGGAACACGGCCGGCGTCGGCGTCACCGCGGCGCTGCTCGACATGGACCTGGAGCACATCGAGGACCTGATGGAGGACGCCATGGGCGGCGACATCCTCGAACAGAACCTCCAGATCCTGCAGGACGCCTACGACCACGTCAAGGACGAGTACGAGTTCGAACACGACCTGCGCGTCCCCACGGGCGACCACGAGGAGGAGCAGGTGCTTCTCTCCGGGTCGAACGCGATCGCCTACGGCGCGCTCGACGAGGGCTGCCGGTTCATCTCCGGCTACCCCATGACGCCGTGGACCGACGTGTTCACGATCATGTCCCAGAACCTGCCGAAGTTCGGCGGCATCTCCGAGCAGGTCGAGGACGAGATCGCGGCGGCGGCGCTCGCGGTCGGCGCGAGCCACGCCGGCGTGAAGTCGATGTCGGGCTCCTCCGGCGGCGGCTTCGCCCTGATGAGCGAGCCACTGGGCCTCGCCGAGATGACCGAGACGCCGATCGTCCTCGTCGAGGCGATGCGGGCCGGCCCCTCGACCGGGATGCCGACCAAGCCCGAGCAGGGCGACCTCGAACACGTCCTCTACAGCAGCCAGGGCGACTCCAACCGCGTCGTCTTCGCCCCCGGCACCGTCGCCGAGGCGTACGACCAGACGCGGATGGCGTTCAAGATGGCCTACGACTACCAGATCCCGGCCATCGTCATCTTCGACCAGAAGCTCTCCGGCGAGAACACGAACCTCGACGCGAGCTTCTTCGACCGCGAGCCGAACCCGGACCCCGGCAGCGTCCTGACCGAGGAGGAGATCGCGGAGGCGGCCCACGACGCCTCGGGCAAGTTCCACCGCTTCCAGCACGAGACCGACAACGGCGTCAGCCCGCGCTCCCTGCCCGGACAGAAGGGCGGCCGCTACCTCGCGACCGGCAACGAGCACAACCCGCCGGGCCACATCAGCGAGGACCCCGAGAACCGCGTCTTCCAGATGGACCGACGGATGCAGAAGCTCGAATCCATCCGGGAGGAACTCAACGAGGAACACGACTCCCAGCAGACGTACCACGGTCCCGACGACGCCGACTACGGGATCATCACCTGGGGGAGCCAGCAGGGCGCGGTCGAGGAGGCCGTCGACCGGCTGAACGACTCCGGCTACTCCGTCAAGTCGGTCGGCGTCAGCGACATGATGCCGTACCCCGAGGCCGAGATGACCGAGTTCCTCGAGAGCGTCGACGAGGCGCTCGTCGTCGAGATGAACGCCACGGCGCAGTTCCGCGGGCTCACCCAGAAGGAACTGGGCCTCTACGGCGACAAGATGACCAGCCTCCTCAAGTACAACGGCAACCCGTTCGAGCCGGCCGAGATCGTTCAGGGCTTCCAGTCGCAGATCGACGAGGGCGGCCAGGACCTGGCGACCGGTACCCGGATCGAACCCGCAGCAGGTGACTAA
- a CDS encoding SRPBCC family protein, which translates to MTVRVQRTFEFAVPPERVWEFISDPEKRARSISVVSDFELESEDGTEATWHVDLPVPLLDRTATVRTEDVERDPPRFVKFVGRSKVMRVTGEHEIRETETGCELHNTFVVDGRLPGVERFFKRNLDTELDNLEASLRADLGVEA; encoded by the coding sequence ATGACAGTCCGGGTCCAGCGTACGTTCGAGTTCGCCGTGCCGCCGGAGCGCGTCTGGGAGTTCATCTCCGACCCGGAGAAACGCGCCCGCTCGATCAGCGTCGTCTCGGACTTCGAACTCGAGAGCGAGGACGGCACCGAGGCGACCTGGCACGTCGACCTGCCGGTCCCGCTGCTCGACAGGACCGCGACGGTCCGGACCGAGGACGTCGAGCGCGACCCGCCGCGGTTCGTGAAGTTCGTCGGCCGGTCGAAGGTCATGCGGGTCACGGGCGAACACGAGATCCGCGAGACCGAGACCGGCTGCGAGCTGCACAACACGTTCGTCGTCGACGGCCGCCTCCCCGGCGTCGAGCGCTTCTTCAAGCGCAACCTGGACACTGAACTCGACAACCTCGAAGCGTCGCTCCGGGCCGACCTGGGGGTCGAGGCGTGA
- a CDS encoding RIO1 family regulatory kinase/ATPase domain-containing protein gives MEVRDLVRGTVDWEATEAVAREIATRAGRDEVRIEFLDADNWLSTPCVVDEEWFVKIVSKQNAFVHAVFTTGRNLGAVTSGREGFFDHVGSPLEMAQRELAATERMREIGVRAPEPVEAFEVDGLGVLVLEYLEDFRTFDDLDAAAARRLTPDLFDNLRRMHDDGLAHGDLRGENVLVKDDEVYFIDATSVREDGIADARAYDLASALATLEPTLGTRTVVELALEAYSPGDLLAAREFLDFVNVRPDHDFDAERLKGEIERVAEASG, from the coding sequence ATGGAAGTGCGCGACCTCGTCCGCGGGACCGTCGACTGGGAGGCCACGGAGGCGGTCGCCCGCGAGATCGCCACCCGCGCCGGTCGCGACGAGGTCCGCATCGAGTTCCTCGACGCCGACAACTGGCTGTCGACGCCCTGCGTCGTCGACGAGGAGTGGTTCGTGAAGATCGTCTCCAAGCAGAACGCCTTCGTCCACGCCGTGTTCACGACCGGGCGCAACCTCGGCGCGGTCACCAGCGGCCGCGAGGGGTTTTTCGACCACGTCGGCAGCCCCCTGGAGATGGCCCAGCGGGAACTCGCCGCGACCGAGCGCATGCGGGAGATCGGCGTCCGCGCGCCCGAGCCCGTCGAGGCGTTCGAGGTCGACGGCCTCGGCGTCCTCGTGCTGGAGTACCTGGAGGACTTCCGGACGTTCGACGACCTGGACGCCGCGGCGGCCCGCCGGCTGACGCCGGACCTCTTCGACAACCTGCGGCGCATGCACGACGACGGGCTGGCCCACGGCGACCTCCGCGGCGAGAACGTCCTCGTCAAGGACGACGAGGTGTACTTCATCGACGCCACGAGCGTCCGCGAGGACGGCATCGCCGACGCGCGGGCCTACGACCTGGCCTCGGCGCTGGCGACGCTCGAACCGACCCTCGGTACCCGGACGGTCGTCGAACTGGCGCTGGAGGCGTACTCGCCGGGCGACCTGCTCGCCGCCCGGGAGTTCCTCGACTTCGTCAACGTCCGCCCCGACCACGACTTCGACGCCGAGCGCCTGAAAGGGGAGATAGAGCGGGTGGCCGAGGCGAGCGGGTGA
- a CDS encoding aldehyde dehydrogenase family protein gives MSHQTDGGTYRHYIAGEWTDGEGTETFESTNPATGDTLGEFRRGTETDVDRAMAAADDAFEEWRELSRIDRAEYLWDIYHELRDRHDELGQIVTKECGKEISEGKADVTEAWHMVEWAAGDARHPKGDVVPSEIPEKDAYMRRKPRGVVGCITPWNFPVAIPFWHMAVTLVEGNTVVWKPAEQTPWCGQVIAEMFEDAGIPDGVFNMVQGFGDAGNAIVQDDRTDTVLFTGSAEVGHQIADTVGGTPGKLAACEMGGKNGIIVTEQADLDIAVHSAVMSSFKTTGQRCVSSERLIVHTDVYDEFKERFVEIAEEVAVGDPLDEETFMGPAIEPDHVEKIHKYNDLAQQEGANVLVDRAELDDDEIPEGHAEGNWVGPFVYEVDYDEDLRCLKEEVFGPHVALVEYEGDIERAVEIHNDTPYGLAGAVISEDYRQINYYRDHAEVGLAYGNLPCIGAEVQLPFGGVKKSGNGYPSAREVIEAVTERTAWTLNNSTDIEMAQGLSADITTQDD, from the coding sequence ATGAGTCACCAGACCGACGGCGGCACCTACCGCCACTACATCGCCGGCGAGTGGACCGACGGCGAGGGCACGGAGACGTTCGAGAGCACGAATCCCGCGACGGGCGACACGTTGGGCGAGTTCCGGCGGGGCACAGAAACCGACGTCGACCGGGCGATGGCCGCCGCCGACGACGCCTTCGAGGAGTGGCGCGAACTCTCCCGCATCGACCGCGCCGAGTACCTCTGGGACATCTACCACGAACTCCGCGACCGACACGACGAACTCGGCCAAATCGTCACCAAAGAATGCGGCAAGGAGATCAGTGAGGGCAAGGCCGACGTCACCGAGGCGTGGCACATGGTCGAGTGGGCCGCCGGCGACGCACGCCACCCCAAGGGCGACGTCGTCCCCAGCGAGATCCCCGAAAAGGACGCCTACATGCGCCGCAAGCCCCGCGGCGTCGTCGGCTGCATCACCCCCTGGAACTTCCCCGTCGCCATCCCCTTCTGGCACATGGCCGTTACCCTCGTCGAAGGAAACACGGTCGTCTGGAAGCCCGCCGAGCAGACCCCCTGGTGCGGTCAGGTCATCGCCGAAATGTTCGAGGACGCCGGCATCCCCGACGGCGTGTTCAACATGGTCCAGGGCTTCGGCGACGCCGGCAACGCCATCGTCCAGGACGACCGCACCGACACCGTCCTCTTTACCGGCTCCGCGGAGGTCGGCCACCAGATCGCTGATACCGTCGGCGGCACCCCCGGCAAACTCGCCGCCTGCGAAATGGGCGGCAAAAACGGCATCATCGTCACCGAACAGGCTGACCTCGACATCGCCGTCCATTCGGCCGTCATGTCCAGCTTCAAAACCACCGGTCAGCGCTGCGTCTCCTCCGAGCGCCTCATCGTCCACACGGACGTCTACGACGAGTTCAAGGAGCGCTTCGTCGAGATCGCCGAAGAGGTCGCCGTCGGCGATCCCCTCGACGAGGAGACGTTCATGGGACCGGCTATCGAACCCGACCACGTCGAGAAGATCCACAAATACAACGACCTCGCACAGCAGGAGGGCGCGAACGTGCTCGTCGACCGCGCCGAACTCGACGACGACGAAATTCCGGAGGGCCACGCGGAGGGCAACTGGGTTGGCCCGTTCGTCTACGAGGTCGACTACGACGAGGACCTGCGCTGCCTCAAAGAGGAGGTGTTCGGCCCCCACGTCGCCTTAGTCGAGTACGAGGGCGACATCGAGCGGGCGGTGGAGATCCACAACGACACGCCGTACGGCCTTGCTGGCGCGGTCATCAGCGAGGACTACCGCCAGATCAACTACTACCGCGACCACGCGGAAGTGGGACTGGCGTACGGTAACCTGCCGTGTATCGGTGCCGAAGTCCAGTTGCCGTTCGGCGGCGTCAAGAAGTCCGGCAACGGCTACCCGAGCGCCCGCGAAGTGATCGAGGCCGTCACCGAGCGCACCGCCTGGACGCTCAACAACTCCACCGACATCGAGATGGCCCAGGGCCTCTCTGCCGACATCACCACTCAGGACGACTGA